From Solea senegalensis isolate Sse05_10M linkage group LG19, IFAPA_SoseM_1, whole genome shotgun sequence, the proteins below share one genomic window:
- the nme4 gene encoding nucleoside diphosphate kinase, mitochondrial yields the protein MLQRCIFKRIAQPFFSRHADLTKALVSGFPDALQDGRRVTGHRSASSSPDIRERTLIAVKPDGVQRRLVGKVIQRFEQRGFKLVGLKMLQVSEDILAQHYSHLRAKPFYPDLVDYMTSGPVVIMVWEGYNVVQSTRSMVGHTNPVEAPPGTVRGDFGLHVSRNVVHASDSVEGAKGEIQLWFQRQEILNWESCDQAISCEL from the exons ATGTTGCAGAGGTGCATCTTCAAGAGAATCGCCCAGCCGTTCTTTTCAAGACATGCAGACCTCACCAAAGCGCTGGTGTCTGGGTTTCCTGATGCGCTGCAGGATGGACGAAGAGTTACTGGACACAGGAGCGCATCGa GTTCACCAGACATAAGGGAGCGGACTCTCATAGCTGTGAAGCCAGATGGAGTTCAGCGCCGTCTTGTTGGAAAAGTCATTCAGCGGTTCGAGCAGCGAGGCTTCAAGCTGGTTGGTCTGAAAATGTTGCAG GTGTCTGAGGATATCCTGGCTCAGCACTACAGTCATCTGAGGGCAAAGCCCTTCTACCCAGACCTAGTAGATTACATGACCTCAGGACCTGTGGTCATCATG GTGTGGGAAGGTTACAATGTAGTCCAGAGCACACGTTCCATGGTGGGTCATACTAACCCAGTTGAGGCTCCACCAGGCACGGTCAGAGGAGATTTTGGCCTCCATGTCAGCAG GAATGTGGTCCATGCCAGTGATTCAGTGGAGGGGGCTAAAGGAGAGATCCAGCTGTGGTTTCAGCGCCAAGAGATTTTGAACTGGGAATCCTGTGACCAGGCCATCAGCTGTGAGCTGTGA
- the eps8l1a gene encoding epidermal growth factor receptor kinase substrate 8-like protein 1a: MSAPPPVVPRKPSGVRVINPGGRPPSTGPTTYTDSAKENGAHRDSSHTSQVNAEREVEILNHCFDDMERFMGRLQQAAEAQSILTQRKKKSSRKSKKKAGQNDELLTMKANPPSEENFVDVFQKIKYSLSLLDRLKSSLSQPDAPALLHHIFVPLRLLVNTTGGPTLGASVVSPAMTSGAVSLLQEHLTEKEKELWTSLGSNWTSSCSHLNVTVPPYSPVFLDGWQPQAYDSAGQLFEDPIKMQHKHEAFRERREAQTLQDQARQHAEGPVQGPVQFPAQFPAQGPAQGPAQGPAQGTEEADSNGLPPDGERFYCCSYDFVARNSSELSVLQGETLEVIESSKRWWKCRNRFDQIGFVPSNILEPLSALNLAERETSVLRKESKTAISPRSKYFSYHPSSLDGGSPTAISPTLRPQSMVLPSTTLGEDNGRVLIMNDELLQRIAGRKASGRPPVVPRAADTAAPLNYHSPPAEVEAWLNAKGFSQPTIQNLGILTGAQLFSLNKEELGIVSPEEGARVYSQILVQKALLEDVRKASELEAAMEKQKQKIGLKS; the protein is encoded by the exons ATGTCGGCACCACCTCCGGTGGTCCCCAGGAAGCCTTCCGGTGTCCGAGTCATAAATCCCGGAGGTCGGCCTCCTTCCACTGGCCCGACCACCTACACAGATTCTGCCAAAG AGAATGGTGCTCACCGGGATTCAAGCCACACATCTCAAGTGAACGCAGAGAGAGAAGTG GAGATTCTGAATCACTGCTTTGACGACATGGAGCGATTCATGGGGCGTCTACAGCAGGCAGCTGAGGCCCAGAGTATCCTCACCCAacggaagaagaagagcagcaggaaaagcaagaaaaaggCAGGCCAGAATG ATGAATTGTTGACCATGAAAGCAAATCCTCCATCAGAGGAGAACTTTGTGGACGTCTTCCAGAAGATCAAGTATTCCCTCAGCCTGCTG GATCGCCTCAAGTCGTCCCTCTCACAGCCCGACGCACCGGCCCTGCTGCATCACATCTTTGTGCCTCTCAGACTG CTGGTGAACACCACTGGAGGTCCAACCTTAGGCGCATCAGTCGTCAGTCCTGCTATGACCAGCGGTGCCGTTTCACTGCTCCAGGAGCATCTGACTGAGAAGGAAAAAGAACTGTGGACCTCATTAGGATCCAACTGGACGTCATCCTG TTCACATCTTAACGTGACTGTTCCTCCGTATTCACCTGTCTTCCTGGATGGATGGCAGCCTCAGGCCTATGACTCAGCTGGCCAGCTTTTCGAAGATCCAATCAAGATGCAGCACAAGCATGAGGCTTTCAGGGAAAGAAGGGAGGCTCAGACTTTACAGGACCAAGCTCGACAACATGCTGAAGGTCCTGTTCAAGGCCCTGTTCAATTCCCTGCACAATTCCCTGCTCAAGGCCCTGCTCAAGGCCCTGCTCAAGGCCCTGCTCAAGGCACTGAGGAAGC AGACAGTAATGGGCTCCCACCAGACGGTGAAAGGTTTTACTGCTGCAGTTATGACTTTGTGGCTCGAAACAGTAGTGAACTCTCCGTGCTGCAAGGAGAAACACTGGAG GTTATCGAATCGTCAAAGAGATGGTGGAAGTGTCGGAATCGTTTTGACCAGATAGGATTTGTTCCCTCCAACATCCTGGAACCTCTGTCTGCACTGAACCTAGCAGAGCGGGAGACTTCTGTGTTACGCAAGGAGTCAAAG ACTGCTATTTCCCCTCGGTCAAAGTACTTCTCATATCATCCGTCAAGCTTGGATGGGGGAAGTCCCACCGCTATAAGCCCGACACTGCGCCCTCAGAGCATGGTCTTACCATCTACAACACTGGGAGAAGACAATGGAAGAG tcctgATCATGAATGATGAGCTTCTGCAGAGGATAGCTGGGAGGAAAGCCTCAGGCCGTCCACCGGTGGTTCCCCGCGCGGCTGACACTGCTGCACCTCTCAACTACCACTCACCACCTGCAGAGGTGGAAGCCTGGCTCAACGCCAAGGGCTTCAGTCAGCC gACAATTCAGAATCTGGGCATTTTAACTGGAGCACAGCTGTTCTCCCTGAATAAAGAGGAGCTCGGAATAGTGTCGCCAGAGGAGGGCGCCAGAGTTTACAGCCAGATATTAGTACAGAAGGCACTTCTCGAG GATGTTCGCAAAGCATCAGAATTAGAGGCGGCGATGGAGAAGCAAAAGCAGAAGATTGGCCTGAAATCCTAG